A stretch of Lagopus muta isolate bLagMut1 chromosome 9, bLagMut1 primary, whole genome shotgun sequence DNA encodes these proteins:
- the SENP5 gene encoding sentrin-specific protease 5 isoform X1 → MLLQKEWNGTCGPLTTVKRSKFSHNNVKKRSLFMMHKKLSMVKFRYRIIKSSELRARGKTCKFRKIKPRWVQKVTRDHRETLRRDLESGLCSWFSCWKSESNCLWNQYSLSDMNNNTPKSSGEENEVPASEGDRVQDAVLRAELLSEEPGAGGQEGSAGTIPPELRAGASLQAEAGHEVEIGEAPAEDCGSDVLICMIAKDTGVSGQDDAEPYEVMGVDGMVLLQSSLQGSDVSDDFANGPLSMELAQNEDSSNQMEVEGSLNLDIFSAKLLDHPYCKSPLEEPSPESTELKSGTRKGGKKNGQKASRVADEQLAAWLCGFLDEVMKKYGSLVPLCEKDVMGRLKEVFNEDFSHRKPFITREIMKYREKHPKTSTCNFRVFYNKHMLDMDDLATLEGQNWLNDQIINMYGELIMDAVPEKVHFFNSFFHRQLVTKGYNGVKRWTKKVDLFRKTLLLIPIHLEVHWSLITVNIPNRIISFYDSQGIHFKFCVENIRKYLLTEAKEKNRPEFLQGWQTAVTKCIPQQKNDSDCGVFVLQYCKCLALDQPFQFSQEDMPRVRKRIYKELCERQLID, encoded by the exons atgctgttgCAAAAGGAGTGGAATGGAACTTGTGGCCCCTTGACAACTGTAAAGAGGTCCAAATTTAGCCATAATAATGTAAAAAAGAGATCTTTATTTATGATGCATAAGAAACTTTCTATGGTTAAGTTTCGGTATAGAATTATAAAATCCTCAGAACTTCGAGCAAGAGGCAAAACCTgcaaattcagaaaaatcaagCCAAGGTGGGTGCAGAAAGTGACGAGGGACCATCGAGAGACGCTCCGGCGGGATTTGGAAAGTGGATTGTGTAGTTGGTTTTCCTGCTGGAAATCTGAAAGTAACTGTCTTTGGAATCAGTACAGCTTATCAGATATGAACAATAACACACCCAAGTCTTCGGGTGAGGAGAACGAAGTGCCCGCATCTGAGGGTGACCGTGTGCAGGATGCGGTGCTGcgtgctgagctgctttccgaggagccaggagctgggggGCAGGAAGGCAGCGCTGGCACCATCCCACCAGAACTGAGAGCTGGAGCTTCTCTGCAGGCAGAGGCTGGGCATGAGGTGGAGATCGGCGAGGCTCCGGCAGAGGATTGCGGCTCTGATGTTCTGATCTGTATGATAGCAAAAGATACTGGGGTTTCGGGTCAAGATGATGCAGAACCGTATGAGGTTATGGGTGTGGATGGAATGGTACTGTTACAATCCTCCTTGCAGGGTTCTGATGTCAGTGATGATTTTGCAAATGGACCTTTATCCATGGAGCTGGCACAAAATGAGGACAGCTCTAACCAAATGGAGGTGGAGGGCTCCTTGAACCTGGACATTTTTAGTGCAAAGCTACTCGATCACCCTTACTGTAAGAGTCCTCTTGAGGAGCCTTCACCAGaaagcacagaactgaaatcagGAACTCGGAAGGGAGGCAAAAAGAATGGTCAGAAAGCTTCCCGGGTGGCTGACGAGCAGTTGGCAGCGTGGCTTTGTG GATTCCTAGATGAAGTTATGAAGAAATATGGCAGTTTAGTTCCACTCTGTGAAAAAGATGTCATGGGAAGATTAAAAGAAGTCTTTAATGAAGATTTCTCCCATAG AAAACCTTTTATCACCAGGGAAATCATGAAGTATCGGGAAAAACATCCAAAAACCTCCACTTGCAATTTCCGAGTCTTCTATAATAAGCACATGCTAGATATGGACGATTTAGCTACACTGGAGGGCCAGAACTGGCTGAATGACCAG ATAATTAACATGTATGGTGAACTCATCATGGATGCAGTCCCTGAAAAG gTTCATTTCTTCAACAGCTTTTTTCATAGACAGCTTGTAACCAAAGGATATAACGGGGTGAAGCGGTGGACTAAAAAG GTGGACTTGTTCAGAAAGACTCTCTTGTTGATTCCTATTCACCTGGAAGTCCACTGGTCCCTCATTACTGTGAACATCCCCAACCGAATCATTTCGTTTTATGATTCCCAAGGCATTCATTTTAAGTTTTGTGTAGAG aacATTCGAAAGTATTTGCTGACtgaagcaaaagagaagaatCGCCCCGAGTTCCTTCAGGGTTGGCAAACTGCTGTGACAAAG tGCATTCcacaacagaaaaatgacagtGACTGTGGGGTTTTTGTGCTCCAG tacTGCAAGTGCCTCGCCTTAGACCAGCCTTTTCAGTTCTCCCAGGAAGATATGCCCCGAGTGAGAAAAAGGATTTACAAGGAGCTGTGTGAACGCCAGCTAATAGACTAA
- the SENP5 gene encoding sentrin-specific protease 5 isoform X2, whose product MLLQKEWNGTCGPLTTVKRSKFSHNNVKKRSLFMMHKKLSMVKFRYRIIKSSELRARGKTCKFRKIKPRWVQKVTRDHRETLRRDLESGLCSWFSCWKSESNCLWNQYSLSDMNNNTPKSSGEENEVPASEGDRVQDAVLRAELLSEEPGAGGQEGSAGTIPPELRAGASLQAEAGHEVEIGEAPAEDCGSDVLICMIAKDTGVSGQDDAEPYEVMGVDGMVLLQSSLQGSDVSDDFANGPLSMELAQNEDSSNQMEVEGSLNLDIFSAKLLDHPYCKSPLEEPSPESTELKSGTRKGGKKNGQKASRVADEQLAAWLCGFLDEVMKKYGSLVPLCEKDVMGRLKEVFNEDFSHRKPFITREIMKYREKHPKTSTCNFRVFYNKHMLDMDDLATLEGQNWLNDQIINMYGELIMDAVPEKVHFFNSFFHRQLVTKGYNGVKRWTKKVDLFRKTLLLIPIHLEVHWSLITVNIPNRIISFYDSQGIHFKFCVENIRKYLLTEAKEKNRPEFLQGWQTAVTKCIPQQKNDSDCGVFVLQMVKMPLRQLGSK is encoded by the exons atgctgttgCAAAAGGAGTGGAATGGAACTTGTGGCCCCTTGACAACTGTAAAGAGGTCCAAATTTAGCCATAATAATGTAAAAAAGAGATCTTTATTTATGATGCATAAGAAACTTTCTATGGTTAAGTTTCGGTATAGAATTATAAAATCCTCAGAACTTCGAGCAAGAGGCAAAACCTgcaaattcagaaaaatcaagCCAAGGTGGGTGCAGAAAGTGACGAGGGACCATCGAGAGACGCTCCGGCGGGATTTGGAAAGTGGATTGTGTAGTTGGTTTTCCTGCTGGAAATCTGAAAGTAACTGTCTTTGGAATCAGTACAGCTTATCAGATATGAACAATAACACACCCAAGTCTTCGGGTGAGGAGAACGAAGTGCCCGCATCTGAGGGTGACCGTGTGCAGGATGCGGTGCTGcgtgctgagctgctttccgaggagccaggagctgggggGCAGGAAGGCAGCGCTGGCACCATCCCACCAGAACTGAGAGCTGGAGCTTCTCTGCAGGCAGAGGCTGGGCATGAGGTGGAGATCGGCGAGGCTCCGGCAGAGGATTGCGGCTCTGATGTTCTGATCTGTATGATAGCAAAAGATACTGGGGTTTCGGGTCAAGATGATGCAGAACCGTATGAGGTTATGGGTGTGGATGGAATGGTACTGTTACAATCCTCCTTGCAGGGTTCTGATGTCAGTGATGATTTTGCAAATGGACCTTTATCCATGGAGCTGGCACAAAATGAGGACAGCTCTAACCAAATGGAGGTGGAGGGCTCCTTGAACCTGGACATTTTTAGTGCAAAGCTACTCGATCACCCTTACTGTAAGAGTCCTCTTGAGGAGCCTTCACCAGaaagcacagaactgaaatcagGAACTCGGAAGGGAGGCAAAAAGAATGGTCAGAAAGCTTCCCGGGTGGCTGACGAGCAGTTGGCAGCGTGGCTTTGTG GATTCCTAGATGAAGTTATGAAGAAATATGGCAGTTTAGTTCCACTCTGTGAAAAAGATGTCATGGGAAGATTAAAAGAAGTCTTTAATGAAGATTTCTCCCATAG AAAACCTTTTATCACCAGGGAAATCATGAAGTATCGGGAAAAACATCCAAAAACCTCCACTTGCAATTTCCGAGTCTTCTATAATAAGCACATGCTAGATATGGACGATTTAGCTACACTGGAGGGCCAGAACTGGCTGAATGACCAG ATAATTAACATGTATGGTGAACTCATCATGGATGCAGTCCCTGAAAAG gTTCATTTCTTCAACAGCTTTTTTCATAGACAGCTTGTAACCAAAGGATATAACGGGGTGAAGCGGTGGACTAAAAAG GTGGACTTGTTCAGAAAGACTCTCTTGTTGATTCCTATTCACCTGGAAGTCCACTGGTCCCTCATTACTGTGAACATCCCCAACCGAATCATTTCGTTTTATGATTCCCAAGGCATTCATTTTAAGTTTTGTGTAGAG aacATTCGAAAGTATTTGCTGACtgaagcaaaagagaagaatCGCCCCGAGTTCCTTCAGGGTTGGCAAACTGCTGTGACAAAG tGCATTCcacaacagaaaaatgacagtGACTGTGGGGTTTTTGTGCTCCAG ATGGTCAAGATGCCACTGAGACAGCTGGGAAGTAAATAA